A region of the Cumulibacter manganitolerans genome:
CCGCGAGCCACAGCGCGACGACGTAGCCGGCGTACCGGGGCTTCCACGCGACCGCCAGGCCCGCCACGATCTCGATTACGCCCACGATGTACATCGCGGTCTGCGCCGAGAACGGCAGCAGCCCGACGATCCACGGTGCCAGGTAGCCCGGCCAGTCCGTGAGGGCGTTCACGAACTTGTCGATGCCCATCCACAGCGGCAGCACGACGAACCCCACGCGCAGCAGCCAGAACGCGGCGTACGCCGGTTCACGCCGCCGCGTCCGGTCCCACACCGGCTGATGCCGGTGCGAGCTCTCGGTCAGGTGAGCGACCATGACGGCCTCCTCTATCAACAGTAAGGACAATTTTTAGAGTCGACCGCCGAGGCGAGTTTGTCAATGACTGTTGGTGATAGAATTCCGCCGTGACCGCGAACCGCGAGGAGCCTCCCGCCGCGCCCGAGCTGGCCGCACTGGCTGATCCCGTGCGGCGCCGGCTGTACGAGCTCGTCGCCGCGGCGCAGGAGCCCGTCCGTCGGGATGCCGCCGCCGACGGCGCGCGGGTGAGCCGGACGCTGGCGGCGTACCACCTCGACCGGCTGGTCGAGGCGGGCCTGCTGTCGGTCAGCTACGCGCGGCCGCCGGGGCGCGGCGGTCCCGGAGCGGGCCGCCCGGCCAAGCTCTACCGGCCGACCCGGGACGAGGTGGCCATCACCCTCCCGCCGCGCTCGTACGACGTCCTGGCCGGCGTGCTGGCGGACGCCGTCGCCGCCGACGCGTCCGGCAGCGTGCGCACGGCCCTGCTGGCCGCCGCCGACGGGGAAGGGCGCCGCGCGGCCGACCCGGGGCGCGACCTGCTGAGCACGTTGCGTGACCGCGGCTACGAGCCCGAGCAGCTCGCCGACGAGATCGACCTGCACAACTGCCCGTTCCACCACCTGGCGCAGCGGCACGTCGAGCTGGTGTGCGGGCTCAATCTCGCGCTGCTGCGCGGCTTGCTCTCGGCCCGCGGCGAGGACCCCGGCACCGCCGAGCTCGCGCCGCGCGCGGGGCACTGCTGCGTTACCATTCGGACCGGACCGGAGACCCCGGCCTAGCCGAGCTCGGCCGCCAGCTCGCCCAGCGCCCAGCGCAGGTCCTCCTCCGCGATGGTCAGCGGCGGCGCGAACCGGACCGTGCGGCCGTGGGTGTCCTTGCACAGGACACCGCGGGCCATGAGCCCCTCCGAGTACGCCCGGCCGGTGCGGTCGGCGAGGTCCACGCCGGCCCACAGGCCGCGCACCCGCACCCCGGTCACCTTGTCGGCGGGCAGCGCCTCCAGCCCCTCCCGGAGCACCGGCTCGAGCCGCTTGGTGTTCTCGAGCATCTCG
Encoded here:
- a CDS encoding helix-turn-helix domain-containing protein, producing MTANREEPPAAPELAALADPVRRRLYELVAAAQEPVRRDAAADGARVSRTLAAYHLDRLVEAGLLSVSYARPPGRGGPGAGRPAKLYRPTRDEVAITLPPRSYDVLAGVLADAVAADASGSVRTALLAAADGEGRRAADPGRDLLSTLRDRGYEPEQLADEIDLHNCPFHHLAQRHVELVCGLNLALLRGLLSARGEDPGTAELAPRAGHCCVTIRTGPETPA